One part of the Phragmites australis chromosome 3, lpPhrAust1.1, whole genome shotgun sequence genome encodes these proteins:
- the LOC133911208 gene encoding non-specific lipid transfer protein GPI-anchored 15-like: MVASGRARATPLCLLVLAAAAVSLLLAAAARPGASECTSALVSLSPCVDYMSGDDTTAMSRCCSQLRSVSRSKPQCLCAALGVDRTRALGLPAACNVQAPPVNECNLARATPEHEMPDQAAML; encoded by the coding sequence ATGGTTGCGAGTGGGAGAGCAAGAGCGACGCCCTTGTGCCTCCTGGTCCTGGCGGCGGCCGCGGTCTCGCTGCTCctcgcggcggccgcgcggccTGGAGCCAGCGAGTGCACGTCGGCGCTGGTGAGCCTGTCCccgtgcgtcgactacatgagcGGTGACGACACGACGGCGATGAGCCGGTGCTGCTCGCAGCTCAGGTCCGTGTCGCGGTCGAAACCGCAGTGCCTCTGCGCCGCGCTCGGCGTCGACCGGACGCGCGCTCTCGGCCTCCCCGCCGCGTGCAACGTCCAGGCCCCGCCCGTCAACGAGTGCAACCTCGCACGAGCAACGCCGGAGCATGAAATGCCAGATCAAGCAGCGATGCTATAG
- the LOC133913080 gene encoding proteasome subunit beta type-2, giving the protein MECVIGVVGRDFAVVAADTSAVQSILVHKTDEDKVMVLDSHKLMGASGEPGDRVQFTEYIQKNLHLYQFRNTIPLSTAATANFTRGELATALRKNPYMVNVILAGYDKDVGASMYYIDYIATLHKIDKGAFGYGSYFCLSLMDKLYHPNMTVEEAVDLVDKCIKEIRLRLVVAPQNFVIKIVDKDGAKEYARREHVSDNPEAATTVSA; this is encoded by the exons ATGGAGTGCGTTATCGGCGTCGTCGGGCGCGACTtcgcggtggtggcggcggacaCCTCCGCCGTGCAGAGCATCCTCGTGCACAAGACGGACGAGGACAAGGTCATGGTCCTCGACTCGCACAAGCTGATGGGCGCCTCAGGGGAGCCCGGGGACCG GGTGCAGTTCACGGAGTACATACAGAAGAACCTCCACCTCTACCAgttccgcaacaccatcccgctcTCCACAGCCGCCACCGCCAACTTCACCCGCGGCGAGCTCGCCACCGCCCTCCGGAAG AATCCATATATGGTCAATGTTATACTTGCTGGTTATGATAAGGATGTTGGTGCCTCCATGTATTACATTGACTACATTGCAACGTTGCACAAGATTGACAAAGGTGCTTTCGGGTACGGGTCTTATTTCTGTTTATCGCTGATGGACAAGTTGTATCACCCGAACATGACTGTTGAGGAAGCAGTAGATCTTGTTGACAAGTGCATTAAGGAAATCCGACTGCGATTGGTCGTTGCACCTCAGAACTTTGTGATCAAGATTGTTGACAAGGATGGGGCGAAGGAGTATGCTAGGCGTGAACATGTCAGCGACAATCCAGAAGCCGCAACTACAGTTTCTGCCTGA
- the LOC133913081 gene encoding chloride channel protein CLC-d-like isoform X1, translated as MLSGGDGDVPDGIGMTRLPWTRLPTADAEGAGASTSAAADDDLFSGAAVESLDYEVIENYAYREEQAQRSKFWVPYYVMLKWLFALLIGVGTGLAAMFINLAVENFSGWKYTATFAIIKHSYFVGFLVYTLFNLALVFSSVYIVTSFAPAAAGSGIPEIKGYLNGVDTHGILLFRTLVGKIFGSIGSVGGGLALGKEGPLVHTGACIASLLGQGGSAKYHLSSRWVRIFESDRDRRDLVTCGCAAGVAAAFRAPVGGVLFALEEVTSWWRSHLMWRVFFTSAVVAVVVRSAMNWCNSGKCGHFGAGGFIIWDISGGQEDYSYQELLPMAIIGVIGGLLGALFNQLTLYITKWRRTYLHKKGKRVKIFEACLISLVTSTISFVLPLLRKCSPCPGLETNSGIECPHPPGTDGNFVNFYCSRDKEYNDLATIFFNTQDDAIRNLFSAKTFHEYSAQSLITFLVMFYSLAVVTFGTAVPAGQFVPGIMIGSTYGRLVGMFVVKFYKKLNIEEGTYALLGAASFLGGSMRMTVSLCVIMVEITNNLQLLPLIMLVLLISKAVGDLFNEGLYEEQARLRGIPLLDSRPKQIMRNMNAKDACKNQKVVCILRVSRIIDIVSVLRTNKHNGFPVVDRGQNGESLVIGLILRSHLLVLLQAKVDFQNSPFPCGPGVLNRHNFSDFVKPASSKGKSIDDIHLTEDELGLYLDLAPFLNPSPYIVPEDMSLAKVHNLFRQLGLRHIFVVPRPSRVIGLITRKDLLLEEDGNTVTTELQSTSVRALLNGKMHGGNAHLERPLLDNLVIE; from the exons ATGCTCTCCGGCGGCGACGGGGACGTCCCCGACGGCATCGGGATGACGCGACTCCCGTGGACGCGCCTCCCCACCGCCGACGCGGAGGGGGCGGGGGCCTCCACCTCAGCGGCCGCGGACGACGACCTCTTCTCCGGCGCGGCCGTCGAGAGCCTCGACTACGAGGTCATCGAGAACTACGCGTACCGGGAGGAGCAG GCGCAGCGGAGCAAGTTCTGGGTGCCGTACTACGTCATGCTCAAGTGGCTGTTCGCTCTGCTGATCGGCGTCG GTACTGGATTGGCTGCTATGTTCATAAATCTGGCTGTCGAGAACTTCTCTGGATGGAAATATACTGCAACGTTTGCTATAATTAAACACTCATACTTTGTGGGATTCTTGGTGTACACACTTTTcaatcttgctcttgtcttctcTTCTGTGTACATAGTCACAAGCTTTGCTCCAGCAGCTGCTGGATCTGGTATTCCAGAGATCAAAGGTTACTTAAATG GAGTGGATACACACGGAATCCTCCTTTTCAGGACATTAGTCGGGAAG ATCTTTGGGAGCATTGGATCAGTTGGAGGTGGACTGGCTCTAGGAAAAGAAGGGCCTCTTGTTCACACTGGGGCCTGCATTGCTTCTCTTCTTGGACAA GGTGGATCTGCAAAATACCACTTGAGTTCTAGGTGGGTACGGATTTTCGAAAGCGATCGAGATCGGCGAGATCTT GTGACATGTGGATGTGCAGCTGGAGTTGCTGCAGCCTTCAGAGCCCCTGTTGGTGGGGTACTTTTTGCCCTGGAGGAAGTTACATCCTG GTGGAGAAGTCACCTTATGTGGAGAGTATTCTTCACATCTGCCGTTGTGGCTGTTGTGGTGCGTTCAGCAATGAATTGGTGCAACAGTGGAAAGTGTGGTCATTTTGGAGCTGGGGGTTTCATAATCTGGGACATATCTGG AGGACAAGAAGATTACTCTTACCAGGAACTGCTTCCAATGGCAATTATTGGTGTTATTGGTGGACTTCTTG GAGCACTATTTAATCAACTCACCCTGTATATAACCAAGTGGCGGCGAACATATCTTCATAAGAAAGGGAAACGAGTCAAG ATCTTTGAAGCATGCCTTATATCTTTGGTAACGTCCACGATTTCCTTTGTGTTGCCACTACTGAGGAAATGCAGCCCGTGTCCTGGATTAGAAACTAATTCTGGCATTGAATGCCCTCATCCACCTGGAACAGATGGCAATTTTGTTAAT TTTTATTGTTCAAGAGATAAAGAATACAATGATCTGGCAACCATTTTCTTCAATACCCAG GATGATGCAATACGTAATCTGTTCAGTGCAAAAACATTCCATGAATACAGTGCACAAAGCCTGATCACCTTCCTg GTCATGTTTTACTCCTTAGCTGTTGTGACATTTGGAACTGCTGTTCCAGCTGGTCAGTTCGTTCCAGGAATAATGATTGGATCCACGTATGGCCGGCTTGTTGGAATGTTCGTTGTTAAGTTCTATAAGAAGCTAAACATTGAGGAGGGCAC GTATGCTCTACTTGGTGCTGCATCCTTTCTTGGTGGCTCAATGAGAATGACTGTATCTTTATGTGTTATCATGGTTGAGATTACAAACAACTTGCAACTCTTGCCATTAATCATGCTTGTTCTTTTAATCTCTAAG GCTGTTGGTGACTTATTTAATGAAGGGCTATATGAAGAGCAGGCCCGATTAAGGGGCATCCCTTTACTGGATTCGAGGCCAAAACAGATTATGAGAAATATGAATGCAAAGGATGCCTGCAAGAATCAAAAG GTTGTCTGCATACTTCGTGTTTCAAGAATTATTGATATCGTTTCTGTTTTGCGAACCAACAAGCATAATGGTTTTCCT GTTGTTGATCGTGGGCAAAATGGCGAGTCACTTGTCATAGGTCTTATACTTCGTAG TCATTTACTGGTCCTTCTTCAAGCTAAAGTAGATTTTCAGAATAGCCCTTTCCCTTGCGGGCCAGGCGTACTGAACAG GCACAACTTTAGTGACTTTGTTAAACCAGCATCAAGTAAAGGAAAGTCAATTGATGACATTCATTTGACAGAGGATGAACTAGGGTTGTACTTGGATCTTGCTCCATTTTTAAATCCTTCACCTTACATAGTGCCTGAGGACATGTCTTTGGCAAAG GTGCACAATCTCTTCCGCCAGCTTGGATTGAGACATATATTTGTTGTTCCTCGGCCTTCTCGTGTTATAGGGTTGATAACAAGAAAAGATCTGTTACTTGAG GAAGATGGCAATACTGTGACGACAGAGCTTCAGTCGACTAGTGTAAG GGCCCTTCTGAATGGCAAAATGCACGGTGGGAACGCACATCTGGAGCGTCCTCTTCTTGACAATCTTGTGATTGAGTAG
- the LOC133913081 gene encoding chloride channel protein CLC-d-like isoform X2, producing MLSGGDGDVPDGIGMTRLPWTRLPTADAEGAGASTSAAADDDLFSGAAVESLDYEVIENYAYREEQAQRSKFWVPYYVMLKWLFALLIGVGTGLAAMFINLAVENFSGWKYTATFAIIKHSYFVGFLVYTLFNLALVFSSVYIVTSFAPAAAGSGIPEIKGYLNGVDTHGILLFRTLVGKIFGSIGSVGGGLALGKEGPLVHTGACIASLLGQGGSAKYHLSSRWVRIFESDRDRRDLVTCGCAAGVAAAFRAPVGGVLFALEEVTSWWRSHLMWRVFFTSAVVAVVVRSAMNWCNSGKCGHFGAGGFIIWDISGGQEDYSYQELLPMAIIGVIGGLLGALFNQLTLYITKWRRTYLHKKGKRVKIFEACLISLVTSTISFVLPLLRKCSPCPGLETNSGIECPHPPGTDGNFVNFYCSRDKEYNDLATIFFNTQDDAIRNLFSAKTFHEYSAQSLITFLVMFYSLAVVTFGTAVPAGQFVPGIMIGSTYGRLVGMFVVKFYKKLNIEEGTYALLGAASFLGGSMRMTVSLCVIMVEITNNLQLLPLIMLVLLISKAVGDLFNEGLYEEQARLRGIPLLDSRPKQIMRNMNAKDACKNQKVVCILRVSRIIDIVSVLRTNKHNGFPVVDRGQNGESLVIGLILRSHLLVLLQAKVDFQNSPFPCGPGVLNRHNFSDFVKPASSKGKSIDDIHLTEDELGLYLDLAPFLNPSPYIVPEDMSLAKVHNLFRQLGLRHIFVVPRPSRVIGLITRKDLLLEEDGNTVTTELQSTSGPSEWQNARWERTSGASSS from the exons ATGCTCTCCGGCGGCGACGGGGACGTCCCCGACGGCATCGGGATGACGCGACTCCCGTGGACGCGCCTCCCCACCGCCGACGCGGAGGGGGCGGGGGCCTCCACCTCAGCGGCCGCGGACGACGACCTCTTCTCCGGCGCGGCCGTCGAGAGCCTCGACTACGAGGTCATCGAGAACTACGCGTACCGGGAGGAGCAG GCGCAGCGGAGCAAGTTCTGGGTGCCGTACTACGTCATGCTCAAGTGGCTGTTCGCTCTGCTGATCGGCGTCG GTACTGGATTGGCTGCTATGTTCATAAATCTGGCTGTCGAGAACTTCTCTGGATGGAAATATACTGCAACGTTTGCTATAATTAAACACTCATACTTTGTGGGATTCTTGGTGTACACACTTTTcaatcttgctcttgtcttctcTTCTGTGTACATAGTCACAAGCTTTGCTCCAGCAGCTGCTGGATCTGGTATTCCAGAGATCAAAGGTTACTTAAATG GAGTGGATACACACGGAATCCTCCTTTTCAGGACATTAGTCGGGAAG ATCTTTGGGAGCATTGGATCAGTTGGAGGTGGACTGGCTCTAGGAAAAGAAGGGCCTCTTGTTCACACTGGGGCCTGCATTGCTTCTCTTCTTGGACAA GGTGGATCTGCAAAATACCACTTGAGTTCTAGGTGGGTACGGATTTTCGAAAGCGATCGAGATCGGCGAGATCTT GTGACATGTGGATGTGCAGCTGGAGTTGCTGCAGCCTTCAGAGCCCCTGTTGGTGGGGTACTTTTTGCCCTGGAGGAAGTTACATCCTG GTGGAGAAGTCACCTTATGTGGAGAGTATTCTTCACATCTGCCGTTGTGGCTGTTGTGGTGCGTTCAGCAATGAATTGGTGCAACAGTGGAAAGTGTGGTCATTTTGGAGCTGGGGGTTTCATAATCTGGGACATATCTGG AGGACAAGAAGATTACTCTTACCAGGAACTGCTTCCAATGGCAATTATTGGTGTTATTGGTGGACTTCTTG GAGCACTATTTAATCAACTCACCCTGTATATAACCAAGTGGCGGCGAACATATCTTCATAAGAAAGGGAAACGAGTCAAG ATCTTTGAAGCATGCCTTATATCTTTGGTAACGTCCACGATTTCCTTTGTGTTGCCACTACTGAGGAAATGCAGCCCGTGTCCTGGATTAGAAACTAATTCTGGCATTGAATGCCCTCATCCACCTGGAACAGATGGCAATTTTGTTAAT TTTTATTGTTCAAGAGATAAAGAATACAATGATCTGGCAACCATTTTCTTCAATACCCAG GATGATGCAATACGTAATCTGTTCAGTGCAAAAACATTCCATGAATACAGTGCACAAAGCCTGATCACCTTCCTg GTCATGTTTTACTCCTTAGCTGTTGTGACATTTGGAACTGCTGTTCCAGCTGGTCAGTTCGTTCCAGGAATAATGATTGGATCCACGTATGGCCGGCTTGTTGGAATGTTCGTTGTTAAGTTCTATAAGAAGCTAAACATTGAGGAGGGCAC GTATGCTCTACTTGGTGCTGCATCCTTTCTTGGTGGCTCAATGAGAATGACTGTATCTTTATGTGTTATCATGGTTGAGATTACAAACAACTTGCAACTCTTGCCATTAATCATGCTTGTTCTTTTAATCTCTAAG GCTGTTGGTGACTTATTTAATGAAGGGCTATATGAAGAGCAGGCCCGATTAAGGGGCATCCCTTTACTGGATTCGAGGCCAAAACAGATTATGAGAAATATGAATGCAAAGGATGCCTGCAAGAATCAAAAG GTTGTCTGCATACTTCGTGTTTCAAGAATTATTGATATCGTTTCTGTTTTGCGAACCAACAAGCATAATGGTTTTCCT GTTGTTGATCGTGGGCAAAATGGCGAGTCACTTGTCATAGGTCTTATACTTCGTAG TCATTTACTGGTCCTTCTTCAAGCTAAAGTAGATTTTCAGAATAGCCCTTTCCCTTGCGGGCCAGGCGTACTGAACAG GCACAACTTTAGTGACTTTGTTAAACCAGCATCAAGTAAAGGAAAGTCAATTGATGACATTCATTTGACAGAGGATGAACTAGGGTTGTACTTGGATCTTGCTCCATTTTTAAATCCTTCACCTTACATAGTGCCTGAGGACATGTCTTTGGCAAAG GTGCACAATCTCTTCCGCCAGCTTGGATTGAGACATATATTTGTTGTTCCTCGGCCTTCTCGTGTTATAGGGTTGATAACAAGAAAAGATCTGTTACTTGAG GAAGATGGCAATACTGTGACGACAGAGCTTCAGTCGACTAGT GGCCCTTCTGAATGGCAAAATGCACGGTGGGAACGCACATCTGGAGCGTCCTCTTCTTGA